Below is a window of Humulus lupulus chromosome 9, drHumLupu1.1, whole genome shotgun sequence DNA.
ttcggcgcgactttttttttatgaccgtgtatattgtagctatttagagcatctgcaaattttcagaaaattctgagtagtttacagtaccgaaaactaggttcaaacatgtttctttccacgcgcataaaaaaattagtcatgcgtataacaacatatttgaacctagttttcggtattgtaaactattcgaaattttctgaaaatttgcaggatgctctaaatagttataatatacatggtcataaaaaaattcgcgccgaaaactattcaagagttgagaacactgagagtctTACCAGTAGAgcttaaaatgaagcccctataaaagaattctccattatttatatatatagagattaagTAAAATGTGCACATTATTAATTGTCAATAAACATGTAACTAGTTAATTATTCCATAAACTGTaagtttatataatataacattaaaaaaagcataaaattcaattaaaatCTATATACGTACCCAGAGGAATATAGACGAAGAGAGCTTTCTGTGGTCCATTTCTGACTCTATCACAAGTTGTTTCATTAACTCGCTTATAACCCTTCAGACATAAACAATTAAAGCTCCCATTTACATTTATACAATTTCCGTTGATGCATGGGTTTCGATCCTTGCACTCGTCAATatctgaaagaaaagaaaaagaagagataTATAAGTAAGGTAATCTATTCATagaacattattttttttttgagcaaATTCATAGAACATTATTAATTAAACGATTCACTGATAACTATATTTAATCATTGATAGGAATAATGAGACAATAGTTCGTCAAAATAGCAATATCAAATTTTAACATCTTTTTACGGTAAATATGGATTTCAAATAACAAATCATCAAAAGTAACAATAATAGAGGATTGGAGTTTATTAGGTAGTATATTATATATGTGGAATATGCACCtttgttagttttatttatagaatttattaattatttttattaaatttatattaatgtcatataaaatttaaataaatattctattttaattaaataatttatttttgtttaagtatatgtttgttttagtttttgaatttgggagtgacaataaGATATTATAtactatatgtttaatgtaatattaaatattatacgtatattttaaattaaaatttcttACTAGTTTTTTAAgaaaatcaatttgttactaataattgacagtaaattatattatatgtttaatatgatattattctaataaatgagtctaagtttaattaaattttatttaagttataaaacgtataattttattaattttaaataattattagtgtaaaatatctaaaaaatatcatattttaattttttaattatttattatttttaaataattatcattataaaatatctaaaaaattatttattttatttcatttttcatttaagtttaagtatttacaaactatcgttaaatataagaatattctattaaatataagaatatttcgttaaaattaatattaaaataataaaaaatcgttaaaatcaagaatttctgttatttacacatgaacatatatatatatatatataaaagtgaacaaaaaatctaaaaacaATATACTAGTatactattaatatatataattcattttttaaatattatttgtctTTCAAGTTAACATAGTCGATCTACGTTATAAgattaaaaatatcatttaattGTATAAAGCACCCATGACTAGCTactagttaatgaaactaatAATGGTACCTTTGGCAACCATTTGGGTGGTAAGGATTCCCTGTGAAGCCTGGCAAGCAGCGGCAAAGGTAGCCAGAGCTGGAGTTAGAATCTACACACTCGCTTGTTTCCAAATGACAAATAGAATTCTTAAACTCTCTAGCCTTCTCACATGGCGAATCACCAATTGACCAATCAACAACCAAAGGAAAATACTTTTTATTCTCAAATTCATTGAAACTCCTGTTAGAGAATTTGAACTGAGATTCTTCAGCTAAGACACCAAAGCTACATCGATTAAAATCCCATACCTTTGTATGATTTGAATAACTACGCAAAATAACCGTGAAATTGTTTAGTCTCGGAGGTATAGACATAACTTGGCAACAACCCACACCAGAACAAGTCTCATAGTTAATGTCCCCAGCTCGATCACACAACGATAAGCAACCTGTTCTGTACCTCTGTTCGCCTCGGAAGCCTCGAATAATGGCGTAAGTATCACAACCGATGGCAGTAAACTTGTTCTTGGTTGATGAAATGGTAAAGCTGGACAAGTCTAGTGATGCCGTGAGCGTGTCGTCTTGATATTGCAAACCGTTCTTATCGTAACAGTCTTTGGCTATGAGCTGCAACACTATAAGTTCGCCATCGCTGATAGATATATTAGTAACTTGGATGTTACCTTTTCTTAGATATGCCTTCGGAGGGTTTGTGGACTCGTCACATGTGATGTTGAACTTCTTGTTCAAGTAGCAACCGCCGCCAATGCCAAACGGATAGGGAATGTCCATGTTTCCGCAGCGCCCGCGGCAGTGCTCGTTAATGGTTTGTGCTTCTGCGCGGCGCAGATTGATCATAACCCCTGCGGTCACTGCCAAATGCAGGAGTAATATACCATGTAATAACCCCATTTTGGTGCTCTATCTATGAATAAATATCACTGGTGATCAGCTAATAATTTGAGATAGTATATAGATAAGTTTAGGctgtatataatatttatatatctgGTGTAATAATGGGGTACAATATACGGTATGGAATAGGGGGAAGACCaaggttttttttcttttttttgagGGGTCCTGGGTCAATGGGTACTCACTGCTAAGTTCTTGCTGCGTTATTTCATGGAACTGTTATGACAATAACAAACCAAACTGAGATCAAACTAACAAGAACAAAACCAGAAATGCACTAGAACAACACAAGAATTTTACTTGGTTCGAAAGTCTAAGCAATGTGCTTAGCAATCTACTCCAAGGGTCTGAACAGCCTCAATATGATGGCTGGGAATCTTGATTAAAACAGCTCCAATTACAAGAGATGAGAGAGTTTTACAAAGCAATTGGAGTCATGCTCCTAGTTACAATCTAATCTCACAATGGTGAAAGTCTTCTCATGGAAGATCACTTCACTTTTACAaccctctttcttttctttctctcaagCAGAACTCTCTCTAATTTTCTCTCTGATTTTACAAAATGAGCTTCAACCGAATTCAAAAGCCTTGATTCCCTTTTATAGCCAATAGCCTTTAACTAACTTAACCAATTGAGTTGGCCACCTCAGCTGCCAAGTCAGCAAAAGACTAGTGTCCTAAGTGGCTGAATAATCACCATGAACTAATATATAAGTTCTAGAGCAGTACTTTTAGTACGTTGTGACTTACCTAGTCTTCTTCTTTGATGTGTGTCGACATTTCTTGGAACCCCATGTGTAAATATATGATATTAATACTATCCTCCGCTAATTGCATTTTTATGACTATAAAATTGTTTAAACCATTATTATTATTGACAAAATTTAAAACATTAATTTTAACCCGTGTCTATGTAAGAAAATTTTGTTGGTTTAACAGTTTTTGTTCTCTTTAGATTGTAGTTAAAGATGAAAATTATCATCGTTAAATTATATTTAAGTGAAGAATAATTAGTATTCAAAGTGCATTAGatatgttgacggtaagaactcgtcaacgaggtcggaaaactcaaaacttaataagaaaataacataaaaggaACTTAGAAAGAACTGACGAAGAAAaatgcagaacaacaatggagcaaGAACTCGTATATTGcctaatagcctgagtatacaatgaattttccaacccttcTGCTAAAGGGGTGaagatctatttatagtggagctctaatggctcctaatacattgtggtcccaagggacaagattgtacataggtacattgttagGGTAGTGGCATAGGATGTAGTGGtgcagaaggttgtggtgtcaGCCCTGGTATATGGTCAGAGATgtgcaagtagtgcctccactctttgtactaaTTTGTACCACCACTACATGTGTAATACGAATGTTAGGGTCACACCTCTGTTCTCCatatggtcgtacatcccgtacatgTACCTTGTACTTGATGGTTGTTATCACATGTCCAAGATACACCTTTGCTCCAAGTTTTGTTAAATTTAGCTAAGTGTTGAATGACTTATGGATTCTTCCACGGGGTAGCATGGGTCTCCTTGATGCATAGAGGAGTGTTGGGCCTTGCATAGCCAGACCCTTGCGCATAATGGTGTCTTCTGCACTAGGTGTGAACCTTGTAGCTCCTCGACAGCATCTAGGCACAGGTGCCTTGAGCACccggcctcgcatagcaaggccctcAATGAAGGGTGCCTTGCATCTCAACGTGAGGCCCATAGTCCCTTGGCAGCATCTAGGTGTGGGGGCCTTGCATAGCAAGGCCCTCAATGAAGGGTGCCTTGCATCTCGTCGCGAGGCC
It encodes the following:
- the LOC133799509 gene encoding wall-associated receptor kinase 2-like; translated protein: MGLLHGILLLHLAVTAGVMINLRRAEAQTINEHCRGRCGNMDIPYPFGIGGGCYLNKKFNITCDESTNPPKAYLRKGNIQVTNISISDGELIVLQLIAKDCYDKNGLQYQDDTLTASLDLSSFTISSTKNKFTAIGCDTYAIIRGFRGEQRYRTGCLSLCDRAGDINYETCSGVGCCQVMSIPPRLNNFTVILRSYSNHTKVWDFNRCSFGVLAEESQFKFSNRSFNEFENKKYFPLVVDWSIGDSPCEKAREFKNSICHLETSECVDSNSSSGYLCRCLPGFTGNPYHPNGCQRYHY